In Myxococcales bacterium, the DNA window CTCGCCGAGCCAGCGGAGGTATCGGTCGATGCCAGCGCTGGTCATGACGAGCGCCTTGATCTTCATGCGGCCGCCGCATTCACAGAGCTCGACGTCGATTTTGAAACTGCGCCGGAGCAAGGCTTTCCACGGCCGATATCCGCAGCGATGCGTGGGCGGCTTGTCTTTCTTCGCGGTGCATGTCGCGCAGTCGTCGTCCGCCTTCTCGTCGATCGGTGGTGGCGGCGGAACGACGCGCGATCTCCATTTGCTGGCGGCCGCAAGAACTCCACCGTACCTGACGGTATTGAAACGCGGAGGATGCACGGCCGTCGCGAGCCGCGCCAGAAAGGACAGAGGGTCTAGATCGATTGCAAAAGTTCCATCGCTGAACGGTTTCTTCAGGGTCAGCCTCACCAGGTCGTCGGCGACGAGCTGGATGCGATCGTGGGCGATCGGCGGGCGCAGGATGTACTTGCAGAGGGCCTCTCTTCCCGCGGTGTCGCCTGCGCTCGCGGTAGTCGCGGCGTGCAACGTGAAGCCGTGCTCGGCGGCGACGCGCTTCGTGATCCCCGACGGGGGGCACAGGGCTTTGGTGTGCATGAGCTCGCTATCGGCTCGTAGCTTGATGGGATCTCGTCGGTGCAACGCGGGACCGGCGGGAACGGCGCCCAGGGTGGACGCCACTGCGAGCTCGGCAAGCGCGGGCTCCGTGTCTGCGAGCGTCGC includes these proteins:
- a CDS encoding transposase, which gives rise to MLQIARTRIIALLRRKGVISDDDESGASVVTADATLADTEPALAELAVASTLGAVPAGPALHRRDPIKLRADSELMHTKALCPPSGITKRVAAEHGFTLHAATTASAGDTAGREALCKYILRPPIAHDRIQLVADDLVRLTLKKPFSDGTFAIDLDPLSFLARLATAVHPPRFNTVRYGGVLAAASKWRSRVVPPPPPIDEKADDDCATCTAKKDKPPTHRCGYRPWKALLRRSFKIDVELCECGGRMKIKALVMTSAGIDRYLRWLGEPTDPPTLAPARGPPFFKSVVIRRKLGEPVQAELFDTH